The region CCGTGGTGCTGGCCCGCGGACAAGGCGCTGCCCTGCCCCGTCTCGAAATACATCACATTGGATCCCACGGTGCCACGGCCCAGCGTAAGCGCGGCGTCGCGGCCCTCGGCCAGCAAGGCCAGGTCGATGCCAAAACCACGATTGGCGCCTTCCGTACCCGCGATCGACTGGAAGACCAGGTCGACGGGCGCGCCCCGTTCGATCAGGGCGATGCCGGTGGTGACGTGCGTCAGCACGCAGCTTTGCGTCGGGATCTCCAGGCGCTCGCGCACCTCGTCCAGGCGCTGCAGCAAATCCGCGGCCATGGCGGGACTATCGGTGGCGGGATTGATGCCGATGACGGCGTCGCCGGCGCCCAGGAGCAGCCCGTCCAGGATGCTGGCGGCAATGCCCTGCGCGCTATCGGTGGGATGGTTCGGCTGCAGGCGCACGGACAGGCGACCCGGCAGGCCCACCGTATTGCGGAAGCGCGTCACCACGCTGCACTTGGCGCTGACCAGCATCAGATCTTGCAAGCGCATCAGCTTGCTGACGGCGGCCACCATCTCCGGGGTCAAGCCTGGCGCCACTCGCGTCAAGGTAGCGGTATCCGTGGTATCCGCCAGCAGCCAATTGCGGAATTCGCCTACCGTCAAATGGGACACGGGCGCGAACGCCTGGGCATCGTGCGTATCAAGGATCAGTCTGGTGACTTCATCGGTCTCGTAAGGCACCAACACAACATTCAGGAATTCACGCAAGGGCAGATCCGCCAGCACATACTGCGCGGCCACCCGCTCTTCACTGCTGCGCGCCGCCACACCGGCCAGTACGTCGCCGCTGCGCAGCGGCGTGGCCCGCGCCATTACTTCCTTCAGGCCGTCGAAGACATGGCGGCTGCTTCCCATCGTCGTGGCGTACACGCTTCATCCTCGTTAGACGTCCGCATCCATTCTAGTGGTCTTCGATGACAAGCGGCTGGCGCATGCTGCAATGAAAACGGTCGCGCCTAGGGTTTGTCCGGGGTCGGCGACGTATTGACCGATATAGGAGCGGCGAGCAGAATCTGCGCAAGGAAAACGTTTTCCTTTAATCTTTCCTCCGGAGTTTTCGCAGCGATGAAAGTTAACCCTGGCGTATTCTTGCGACGCGACCCGAATGGTGCCGGCGCCCCTCTGGTCTTCGACATACCGCGCAGCGGCACCTGGTATCCCTGCGAATTCGTGCCAGCGGCTCCGTTTCTCGACCTGCATCAGTCCGTGTCCATGCACGTGCCGGACCTCTACACCGATGTCGTCGACAGCGGCGCGGGCTGGCTGGCCGCCACGTTTCCCAATACTTATATCGATGCCAACCGCCACGAGGGGGATATCGATCCCACCCTATTGGACGGCCCGTGGCCGGGACAACTGGAAACGACGGAAAAATCCCGTTTAGGGATAGGACTGATCCACTCCAAGTGCGGCAAGCGCGGCGTGCCGATCTATGACAAGCCCCTGGCCGTGGCGGACGTCCAACGCCGGCTGGACCACTATTACTGGCCCTATCACAACGAGCTGGCCGCCATGCTCGCGGAGCGCAAGAAAGTCTTCGGCGGCGCTTATCACGTCAGCTGCCACAGCATGGCGTCCATCGGCGGGCCTTCCACCCTGGATCGCGGCAAACCCCGGTCCGATTTCGACATCGGCGACCGCAACGGCAGCACCTGCGATCCGGCCCTGAGCGAGCTGATCGTGGCCACGCTCGGCGGCTTCGGCTACCAGGTGACGCGTAATTTCCACTACCCCGGCGCCGAGTCGGTGCGCAAGCATGCCCAACCCGCGGCAGGCATCCACAGTGTGCAGATCGAGATCAAGCGCGGGCTTTACATGAATGAAGAGACCTTCGAGCGCAGCAAGGACTTCGGCACGGTCAGGCAGCACCTGGCCGAGCTGAGCAAGGTGAT is a window of Bordetella sp. N DNA encoding:
- a CDS encoding ethanolamine ammonia-lyase subunit EutB, whose translation is MGSSRHVFDGLKEVMARATPLRSGDVLAGVAARSSEERVAAQYVLADLPLREFLNVVLVPYETDEVTRLILDTHDAQAFAPVSHLTVGEFRNWLLADTTDTATLTRVAPGLTPEMVAAVSKLMRLQDLMLVSAKCSVVTRFRNTVGLPGRLSVRLQPNHPTDSAQGIAASILDGLLLGAGDAVIGINPATDSPAMAADLLQRLDEVRERLEIPTQSCVLTHVTTGIALIERGAPVDLVFQSIAGTEGANRGFGIDLALLAEGRDAALTLGRGTVGSNVMYFETGQGSALSAGQHHGVDQQTLEARAYAVARAYAPFLVNSVVGFIGPEYLYDGKQITRAGLEDQFCGKLLGVPMGCDVCYTNHAEADQDDMDALLTLLVAAGVNFVMGVPGADDIMLGYQSTSFHDALAMRELLGKRPAPEFEAWLIKQGLCDANGRIRPASLPPAFAALLPALLPAA
- a CDS encoding N-formylglutamate amidohydrolase, producing MKVNPGVFLRRDPNGAGAPLVFDIPRSGTWYPCEFVPAAPFLDLHQSVSMHVPDLYTDVVDSGAGWLAATFPNTYIDANRHEGDIDPTLLDGPWPGQLETTEKSRLGIGLIHSKCGKRGVPIYDKPLAVADVQRRLDHYYWPYHNELAAMLAERKKVFGGAYHVSCHSMASIGGPSTLDRGKPRSDFDIGDRNGSTCDPALSELIVATLGGFGYQVTRNFHYPGAESVRKHAQPAAGIHSVQIEIKRGLYMNEETFERSKDFGTVRQHLAELSKVIARFALDQTKRL